A single window of Desulfovibrio sp. G11 DNA harbors:
- a CDS encoding glycosyltransferase, with product MKSTSILFFPVNGSGMGHMNRCLAYAHRMRNKSECSFFSLASAIEHIEEMGFKADYFVSPFWSGNSTYDWNTELAIRFGMVLERTQPEVVVFDGTWPFQGFLAACRAYRRKHQLKLVWSNRGLLKESAKEVPVDESLFGLIIVPGELGADYREIALSGGGKKITVPPVTLLDDTELFERAEARSSLNLEPQGRYALFSLGPGNLKDVSGVGHELVRRFQAEGFTIVWACAPIAVQDVQFPPTVIPISVYPLVRYLKAFDVFVGAAGYNTCCEVVQAQIPSLLIPNTLLADDQARRAQIVAEHAPAVVSSCETADEMDAAVRSLLQMAETHQPAACTLDMSGASQAAEAILSLVGC from the coding sequence ATGAAAAGCACCTCTATTCTTTTCTTCCCCGTCAACGGTTCCGGTATGGGGCACATGAACCGTTGTCTGGCCTATGCACACCGCATGCGCAATAAGTCAGAATGTAGCTTTTTTTCACTGGCGTCAGCTATAGAACACATTGAAGAGATGGGCTTTAAAGCAGACTATTTTGTGTCACCGTTCTGGTCTGGCAACTCCACATATGACTGGAACACAGAGCTGGCGATCCGCTTCGGCATGGTGTTGGAACGCACGCAACCAGAAGTGGTGGTTTTTGATGGTACTTGGCCGTTCCAGGGTTTTTTGGCGGCATGTCGGGCGTACAGGCGTAAGCATCAATTGAAGCTGGTCTGGTCCAACCGAGGGTTGTTAAAAGAAAGTGCAAAAGAAGTGCCTGTGGATGAGTCTCTGTTTGGCCTGATCATTGTTCCGGGTGAATTGGGAGCCGATTATAGGGAAATTGCGCTTTCAGGTGGGGGGAAGAAAATTACCGTCCCACCTGTGACCTTGCTTGATGATACGGAACTCTTTGAAAGAGCAGAGGCGCGTAGCAGCCTGAATCTGGAACCGCAGGGCCGCTATGCGCTTTTTTCTCTGGGGCCGGGCAACCTGAAAGATGTGAGCGGCGTAGGGCATGAGCTTGTTCGTCGTTTTCAGGCTGAAGGTTTCACAATTGTCTGGGCATGTGCTCCTATTGCCGTGCAAGATGTGCAGTTCCCGCCAACGGTAATCCCCATTTCCGTCTACCCTTTGGTGCGTTATCTAAAGGCTTTTGATGTTTTTGTCGGCGCCGCCGGCTACAACACCTGCTGCGAAGTCGTGCAAGCCCAGATTCCTTCTCTGCTGATCCCCAATACGCTTTTGGCGGACGATCAGGCCCGGCGCGCGCAGATTGTTGCGGAGCATGCTCCGGCCGTTGTTTCCTCCTGTGAGACTGCGGATGAGATGGATGCCGCCGTGCGTTCTCTGTTGCAAATGGCTGAGACCCACCAACCAGCCGCATGCACCTTAGACATGAGCGGCGCAAGCCAGGCGGCAGAAGCCATTTTGTCATTGGTCGGGTGTTGA
- a CDS encoding polysaccharide deacetylase → MSKNRYALFTVDTEALPKRAVSDHVKRLIWGEYANGTAGVREMCAIGDEYGAKHIFFVDMCGAYAERDKVRAVMGWLDKAGHDVQLHVHPEYLPNSFWNETGFKVEPRYLNAYTDHAKEEFLLSHFSKEIVDVTGKPVRAFRAGSFRWNATTLRTLAKLDIPLSFNNTTAATNLGQCPFSVPTNDPFQWSNGIIEVPVTEKNILPKVGKSLWARFQFPLSRFVKYRPWWASFLPYSVSCRDRFLVCLVHSWSLLHWDENGHGTYTDDSRLEEYRRLVKQVSKDFDVVTSSEFLDLVHQGKISPTHVEDLARAEIGASNKG, encoded by the coding sequence ATGAGCAAAAATCGTTATGCACTTTTTACGGTAGATACCGAGGCTCTTCCCAAACGCGCAGTTTCTGATCACGTAAAGCGCCTTATCTGGGGTGAATATGCCAACGGCACTGCCGGGGTGCGCGAAATGTGCGCCATCGGTGATGAATATGGCGCAAAACACATTTTCTTTGTTGATATGTGTGGTGCCTATGCAGAGCGCGACAAAGTTCGCGCTGTCATGGGTTGGCTGGATAAAGCCGGGCATGACGTACAATTGCATGTACACCCTGAATACTTGCCCAATAGCTTCTGGAATGAAACCGGCTTCAAGGTTGAACCGCGATATTTGAATGCGTACACGGATCATGCCAAAGAAGAGTTTTTGCTCTCTCATTTTAGTAAGGAAATAGTGGATGTTACCGGAAAACCTGTCCGTGCCTTCCGCGCGGGTTCCTTCCGTTGGAATGCCACAACACTGCGTACACTTGCCAAGCTGGATATTCCGCTTTCGTTCAACAATACGACTGCGGCTACAAATCTTGGCCAATGCCCCTTCAGTGTTCCGACCAACGATCCTTTTCAGTGGTCCAACGGTATCATTGAAGTCCCAGTTACAGAAAAAAACATACTCCCCAAGGTTGGCAAATCTCTCTGGGCGAGGTTTCAGTTTCCGCTATCTCGATTTGTAAAATACAGGCCTTGGTGGGCGTCCTTTTTGCCTTACAGTGTAAGTTGCAGAGACCGCTTTTTGGTTTGCCTGGTTCATTCCTGGTCCTTACTCCACTGGGATGAAAACGGCCATGGAACATATACGGATGACTCTCGTCTGGAAGAATATCGAAGACTGGTAAAGCAAGTTTCCAAAGATTTTGATGTGGTGACCAGTTCCGAATTTCTGGACTTGGTGCACCAAGGAAAAATTTCTCCAACACACGTTGAAGATCTGGCGCGGGCTGAGATTGGCGCGTCTAATAAGGGTTAA
- a CDS encoding glycosyltransferase, translating into MALRAAGADVLALTRPGYPWDRADKLCEATATHTLVQDVEYTHTPRPSNRRFLLHFAAAGARVIEQYAKANNITRIHAASNHTNALPALIAARRLGLPFQYEMRGLWELTRASRQPEFENSYNYNFGLEMECLVATQADRVFVISEQLGQFVQERWGIESSKIHLLPNCVDVERIKPNTACAVQPNTIGYAGSLINYEGLDTLIDAIRLLGQRGGAVRLHIIGDGEARPALEAQVCALGLQSHVHFLGKVTPDESRAHLGQCSLVCIPRKPFTVCKVVPPIKLVEAMALGKAVIVPDLPVFRDEASTKAVFFAPGDAEDLAQAISGVLQDSNRLNKLACAGLAHVQARRQWKHFVKSLMS; encoded by the coding sequence ATGGCGTTGCGTGCGGCCGGAGCAGATGTGCTGGCTCTTACGCGCCCCGGCTATCCCTGGGATCGTGCGGACAAGCTATGCGAGGCTACGGCGACACATACTCTGGTGCAGGATGTGGAATATACACATACGCCGCGCCCGTCCAATCGACGTTTTTTACTGCATTTTGCAGCAGCGGGCGCGCGCGTTATCGAGCAATACGCCAAGGCGAACAATATCACCCGCATACACGCAGCCTCCAACCATACCAATGCGCTGCCCGCCCTCATTGCAGCACGCCGGCTTGGCCTTCCTTTTCAATATGAAATGCGTGGCCTGTGGGAACTCACCCGCGCCTCCCGGCAGCCCGAGTTTGAAAATTCATATAACTATAACTTTGGGTTGGAAATGGAATGCTTGGTGGCAACCCAAGCGGATCGCGTTTTCGTCATTTCTGAACAACTGGGGCAGTTCGTTCAAGAGCGGTGGGGTATTGAATCCAGCAAGATTCACCTTCTGCCCAATTGTGTAGATGTAGAGCGCATCAAGCCGAATACAGCTTGCGCGGTTCAGCCAAACACTATTGGCTATGCCGGTTCGCTCATTAATTATGAAGGTCTCGATACCCTTATCGACGCCATACGTCTATTGGGGCAGCGGGGGGGCGCTGTGCGTCTGCATATTATTGGCGATGGGGAAGCGCGTCCGGCCCTTGAAGCGCAGGTTTGCGCTCTCGGCCTGCAAAGCCATGTCCATTTTCTAGGCAAGGTGACGCCGGATGAATCGCGTGCTCACCTTGGGCAGTGTTCGTTGGTGTGCATCCCTCGCAAGCCGTTCACTGTGTGTAAAGTCGTTCCGCCCATTAAGCTGGTAGAGGCTATGGCCTTGGGCAAAGCTGTTATTGTGCCAGACCTGCCAGTTTTCAGGGACGAGGCTTCTACGAAAGCCGTTTTTTTTGCCCCTGGCGATGCCGAAGATCTGGCGCAAGCTATTAGTGGTGTTCTGCAGGATAGTAACCGTCTCAATAAGTTGGCTTGTGCTGGGCTCGCTCATGTTCAGGCTCGACGTCAATGGAAGCACTTTGTAAAAAGTTTGATGTCCTGA
- a CDS encoding CgeB family protein translates to MLGNIIRRVDKFIYRHPTVAQDVMANGPFGHLKVGLVADYFTSVCLAAECRVRSLTPANYKEIIKTWRPDFIFVESAFHGVGGEWRYELARQPAYIRMGKSQAISDLAQLARDRGIPAIFWNKDDGAFFDAFIDTARLFKHVFTTDNRCVPLYRQELPATSTADVLAMPYQPAFHNFTGFNFKQHAVCFVGSYYKRILSERRKFLDSVFEACKNVAMPLHVFDRNSNRLSHFFEFRYPQNDLLNIHKRVSYTETAAVYKHYSISLNVNSVTESETMCSRRLLEILACGGICLTNNSPAVENVFGKYCHVINTPEQARELLERLHFNLSGEDKDKAEAGAAYVRQHHTWQCRLEQLANAVNF, encoded by the coding sequence ATGCTTGGCAATATCATACGGCGGGTAGACAAATTCATCTACAGGCACCCCACGGTGGCTCAGGATGTTATGGCCAATGGTCCTTTTGGCCATTTAAAGGTGGGGCTTGTTGCCGACTATTTTACAAGTGTGTGCCTGGCAGCCGAATGCCGTGTCCGTTCATTAACCCCCGCCAATTATAAAGAAATTATAAAGACATGGCGGCCTGATTTCATTTTTGTAGAATCGGCCTTTCATGGCGTAGGAGGGGAGTGGCGTTATGAACTGGCCAGACAGCCCGCGTATATTCGAATGGGCAAGTCTCAAGCCATTTCCGATCTGGCGCAACTCGCTCGGGATAGGGGAATCCCCGCAATTTTTTGGAATAAGGATGATGGGGCTTTTTTTGATGCTTTCATAGATACTGCGCGTTTGTTCAAGCATGTGTTTACCACTGATAACCGATGCGTGCCCCTTTACCGCCAAGAATTGCCTGCGACCAGCACGGCAGATGTGCTGGCCATGCCCTATCAACCTGCATTCCATAACTTCACAGGATTTAATTTTAAACAGCATGCAGTATGCTTTGTGGGCAGTTACTACAAACGTATTTTGAGCGAACGCCGGAAGTTTCTGGATTCTGTTTTTGAGGCCTGTAAAAATGTCGCCATGCCCCTGCATGTTTTTGACAGAAACAGCAACCGTCTCTCCCACTTTTTTGAATTCCGCTATCCACAAAATGATTTGTTAAATATACATAAAAGAGTTTCTTATACAGAAACAGCCGCTGTATACAAGCATTACTCAATTTCTCTCAACGTTAATTCGGTGACTGAATCAGAAACCATGTGTTCACGGCGCCTTCTTGAAATTCTGGCTTGTGGTGGAATCTGCCTTACCAATAATAGTCCTGCTGTAGAAAATGTTTTTGGCAAATACTGTCATGTGATCAACACACCGGAACAAGCCCGGGAATTGTTGGAGCGGCTACATTTTAATTTATCAGGAGAGGATAAAGATAAAGCCGAAGCTGGCGCTGCTTATGTGCGGCAGCATCATACTTGGCAATGTCGCCTGGAACAGCTAGCTAATGCGGTTAATTTTTGA
- a CDS encoding SDR family NAD(P)-dependent oxidoreductase, giving the protein MRLIFEGGLPIMILFCIQIFLLLLVLLFFLHVFLEVRSLRKVKPTTTAKLVAIDAIPEYLPDEHLPRVSVLLPVYNEKFVVTKLIDAVCALQYPVDKLEILLLDDSTDETRQLAAACVERHHKSGVPIRHERREKRIGYKAGNLNFGLTLAQGDFIAIFDADCLPPPDFLRKVMPCFEDEHVGFLQTGIQYGNKNASFLTRFQATEAGHKEDVTRGLSRDGFMASLTGSSCVWRRSCIEAIGGISADTITEDVDMGYRAQLGAWKYIFLPDVVSLAELPESMGAFRVQRQRWARGLIHNALRHVQSMFSASMPLLPRLHAITLMFSSLLLACFYTLLLFCLPVALLTDSLGLLFHFCCTVFLFVAVAWAWCNTTGQGASGGDAVPLWKKIVRAFAYVVMFFPISLYYFTAAIQVFAGIDGGFHRTPKGSGRKKTSHPPVNSLLIFFEVLSLVYTLAVLGISLENHNYWVALYCSLAASGFGLALFFSWSDSRKRVVRPLRHILITGATGSLGGALALEYAAPGMLLTLTGRKPEVLSSLSAQCQAKGAQVHTKALDLQQRDAVRQWIAEICEVDAPDMLIATAGRNTSIGPVAAGEPFSEVEALVEVNLLATMALVDGVLPAMRKRGSGQIAIISSLASYYGLPTTPAYCATKAALRTWGTSLRGWLQSEGIRVNVVLPGYVASSMCDAMPGPKPFLWQPGRAARVIRRGLERNWARISFPFPLNLGIWGLSVLPACLAMPIARILGYGR; this is encoded by the coding sequence ATGCGGTTAATTTTTGAGGGTGGGCTGCCGATAATGATATTATTTTGCATACAAATTTTTCTTTTGCTCTTGGTGCTACTTTTTTTCCTTCATGTTTTTCTGGAAGTGCGCTCTTTAAGAAAGGTCAAACCCACAACAACGGCCAAACTTGTTGCCATTGATGCAATTCCAGAGTATTTGCCAGACGAGCACTTGCCTCGGGTCAGTGTCCTTTTGCCTGTGTACAACGAAAAATTTGTAGTCACAAAACTCATTGATGCTGTTTGTGCTCTACAATATCCAGTGGATAAACTGGAGATTTTGTTGCTGGATGACTCTACGGACGAAACCCGCCAGCTTGCGGCTGCTTGTGTTGAGCGTCATCATAAGAGTGGTGTTCCCATCCGTCACGAGCGGCGCGAAAAACGCATAGGATATAAGGCCGGAAATCTTAATTTTGGTCTCACACTGGCACAGGGTGACTTCATTGCCATTTTTGATGCAGATTGTCTGCCACCACCCGATTTTTTGCGTAAAGTCATGCCATGTTTTGAAGATGAGCATGTGGGGTTTTTGCAAACGGGAATACAGTATGGCAACAAGAACGCATCATTTCTAACACGGTTTCAGGCCACTGAAGCGGGACATAAAGAAGATGTAACGAGAGGTCTTTCTCGTGATGGTTTTATGGCTTCACTAACAGGCAGTTCTTGCGTCTGGCGCCGGAGCTGTATTGAGGCCATAGGCGGCATTAGCGCCGACACCATCACAGAAGATGTGGATATGGGATACAGGGCGCAGCTTGGCGCATGGAAATATATTTTTCTGCCGGATGTGGTTTCTCTTGCGGAGTTGCCTGAAAGCATGGGGGCCTTTCGAGTGCAACGTCAACGCTGGGCTCGGGGGCTTATTCATAATGCTTTGCGGCATGTGCAAAGTATGTTTTCTGCATCCATGCCCCTGCTGCCGCGGCTGCATGCGATTACCCTCATGTTTTCTTCCTTGTTGCTGGCCTGTTTTTACACGCTGTTGCTGTTCTGTTTGCCAGTAGCCCTTTTAACGGATTCTCTAGGCTTGCTTTTTCATTTTTGCTGTACGGTTTTTTTGTTCGTTGCTGTGGCTTGGGCATGGTGCAATACCACAGGGCAGGGAGCATCCGGAGGGGACGCAGTTCCGTTATGGAAGAAAATCGTTAGAGCCTTCGCCTATGTGGTAATGTTTTTTCCAATTTCCTTATATTATTTTACTGCGGCCATACAGGTTTTTGCTGGAATTGACGGTGGATTTCACCGTACGCCAAAGGGCAGTGGGCGCAAGAAAACCTCTCACCCGCCGGTGAACTCCCTGCTTATTTTTTTTGAGGTGTTGTCGCTAGTGTATACTCTGGCTGTGCTGGGTATCAGCTTAGAAAACCACAACTATTGGGTTGCCTTGTACTGCAGCCTCGCCGCCAGCGGTTTTGGCTTGGCGTTATTTTTTTCCTGGAGTGACAGCCGGAAGAGAGTGGTACGCCCGCTACGACATATACTTATAACAGGGGCGACAGGTTCCCTGGGAGGGGCTTTGGCCCTAGAGTATGCGGCACCGGGTATGCTCCTTACGCTGACTGGGCGCAAACCGGAAGTACTGAGCAGCCTGTCTGCGCAATGCCAGGCCAAAGGAGCCCAAGTCCACACTAAAGCGCTTGATCTGCAGCAACGTGATGCTGTGCGTCAGTGGATAGCGGAAATTTGTGAGGTAGACGCTCCTGATATGCTCATTGCCACTGCCGGCCGTAATACCAGTATTGGCCCTGTTGCTGCTGGCGAGCCTTTCAGCGAAGTTGAAGCTTTGGTAGAGGTGAATCTTTTGGCCACGATGGCCTTGGTGGACGGCGTTTTGCCCGCCATGCGCAAAAGGGGGAGTGGGCAAATCGCGATTATCAGCTCCCTTGCTTCCTATTATGGCCTTCCAACCACGCCCGCATATTGCGCCACCAAGGCTGCCTTGCGCACTTGGGGGACTTCTTTGCGTGGGTGGCTCCAATCTGAGGGTATTCGTGTCAACGTGGTACTTCCTGGCTACGTAGCTTCATCCATGTGCGACGCCATGCCCGGCCCCAAACCTTTTTTGTGGCAGCCAGGACGCGCTGCGCGAGTTATCCGGCGTGGGCTTGAGCGCAATTGGGCCCGAATTTCGTTCCCTTTTCCTCTCAATCTGGGCATCTGGGGGCTTTCTGTATTGCCGGCATGCCTGGCCATGCCCATAGCGCGGATACTGGGTTATGGACGCTGA
- a CDS encoding LTA synthase family protein, with product MDADSALLQVLALGLVGLAVSVGIERFLLPRPVLARAPKAWAAHVGLLSATYALLVLVMGRPVCAMVATLAVLVTLVLVSNTKQKTLREPFLFQDYDYFLDTLRFPRLFLPFFGLKKFCFAAAFFVLALVGFWHEVPPPSRFDLRGQLGGVLIFLTIAIFFLGSVKYRPLTIACEPETDIKNLGLLAFLWTYAVASRTLPTPSSPFSRISRGKRENRPHLVAIQSESFFDARPLFSGVRSDILQSFDRIMSEADTSGPLTVPAWGANTVRTEFSFLTGIAAHHIGVHRFNPYQTVARGWSVPSLPHFLKKLGYRTVCIHPYWARFYGRDRVLRQLGFDVFMDISTFAGARREGSYVADMEVGESILRVLRQATHPTFVFAITMENHGPLHLEPSRAGAAKDIYCCSPPAGCDELSTYLYHLRNADNMLCMLHDTFQSTCPASLCFYGDHVPIMPSVYKVLAEPTGIVPYFCWNSTWAQTSTSVESICKVSVGAEEFEQTLAVHDLALTWLTSLGFVSDPRQSVT from the coding sequence ATGGACGCTGACAGCGCCTTGCTGCAGGTTCTGGCGCTTGGGCTGGTTGGGCTTGCGGTATCCGTGGGCATTGAGCGCTTTCTGCTTCCGCGGCCTGTCTTGGCGCGCGCGCCCAAAGCCTGGGCAGCGCATGTGGGATTATTGAGCGCGACATACGCGCTGTTGGTGTTGGTCATGGGGCGGCCAGTGTGTGCCATGGTGGCAACACTAGCCGTGCTTGTGACATTGGTGCTTGTTAGCAATACCAAGCAAAAAACCCTGCGTGAGCCCTTTCTATTTCAGGATTACGATTATTTTCTTGATACATTACGCTTTCCGCGCCTCTTTTTACCATTTTTTGGCTTGAAAAAATTTTGTTTTGCAGCGGCATTTTTTGTCCTGGCTCTTGTTGGCTTTTGGCACGAAGTGCCGCCACCTTCGCGCTTTGATCTGCGCGGACAGCTTGGTGGCGTACTGATTTTTTTAACGATAGCTATTTTTTTTCTAGGGAGTGTAAAATATCGCCCCCTGACTATTGCGTGTGAGCCTGAGACAGATATTAAAAACCTTGGCCTGCTGGCCTTTCTTTGGACATATGCTGTGGCTTCACGCACGCTACCCACCCCGAGTTCGCCCTTCAGCCGGATTTCACGGGGAAAGCGTGAGAATCGGCCGCACCTTGTAGCCATCCAGAGCGAATCATTTTTTGATGCCCGGCCTTTATTTTCAGGCGTTCGCTCGGATATTTTGCAGTCTTTCGACAGGATTATGAGCGAGGCTGACACTAGTGGCCCGTTGACAGTGCCCGCTTGGGGAGCCAATACAGTACGTACGGAATTTTCTTTCCTTACGGGCATAGCCGCGCACCATATAGGTGTACACCGCTTCAATCCCTATCAGACTGTGGCGCGTGGGTGGTCAGTGCCATCTTTGCCACATTTTCTCAAGAAGCTTGGCTATCGCACAGTTTGCATTCATCCCTATTGGGCTCGGTTTTATGGGCGTGACCGCGTCCTGCGCCAATTGGGCTTCGATGTTTTTATGGACATTAGCACGTTTGCTGGTGCGCGGCGTGAAGGTTCCTATGTGGCTGATATGGAGGTGGGGGAGAGTATTCTTCGGGTTCTACGTCAAGCGACACACCCCACATTTGTGTTTGCCATTACTATGGAGAACCATGGGCCACTGCATCTGGAGCCATCTCGTGCAGGCGCAGCAAAAGATATCTACTGTTGTTCCCCGCCAGCGGGTTGCGATGAGCTCAGCACATATCTATACCACCTGCGCAATGCCGATAACATGCTCTGTATGTTGCATGACACCTTTCAGTCCACTTGCCCGGCATCTCTTTGTTTTTATGGGGATCATGTCCCCATCATGCCTTCCGTATATAAAGTGCTGGCAGAGCCTACGGGAATAGTTCCTTATTTTTGCTGGAACAGTACATGGGCACAAACGAGTACAAGTGTGGAAAGTATCTGTAAAGTTTCAGTGGGGGCAGAAGAATTTGAACAAACTCTTGCAGTGCATGATCTGGCGCTGACTTGGCTGACATCCTTGGGATTTGTGTCAGATCCGCGACAGTCCGTTACGTAA
- a CDS encoding MobA/MobL family protein, with protein sequence MAIEEKIQQAIHMLQGNIHLNIKPVQRNKGQSIVARVAYQTASNIRDPRTGEWHNYRYKKSELGQTRLLLPTSATTHITDHEQFWANLEAHYKRGNSVPARTASLALPIELSADENHELMLQYGQWLSDTYGVAVQVTSHKPHSSNPHFHLAITACTVLPDGSFGKKAIALDPISAQRELKQSIAPVEILRSQWADMVNAALEKSRILERVDHRSYLRRGIQEIPQKHEGVWRHSSQIRVLGCPKAYNKDIETVNEVLRHDRREFQKTAIPRSSFGKTATGGMGNNQNRTNRDQARSASNEYDHQQPARRSKDAHGDYGRDNLGHGGRGRFVPSGKTQPENGGRCHHESEQPADFHEFAHDQTGSLESTGGRGFSDHIMPALVAATSALELEALRLSCSILRHESRRAKAPLKLPSIVFSDIVAQRVLPVVAALETEALHLQNKSCGLWLRSCPKVARPRASATDTAYGPMGLSDIIVPKLLTATSALETETLRLSCSILKYEGRKAAAALKLPSVGFSDIVVQGFMPMIAALETEALHLQNKSCGLWLRSCPKVAMPRASATDTAPAPMGLSDMIVPKLLAATFAFETETQRLSYSILRQEERMVKEQLKLFSIVPASASFIGTVFYPIAALTKKLAPVAAEMSFRTENLYRQIQEEEAGRRHETARVPERLESGAITTADNNEIWHKKLWELLVVRALQEPHSLDLLTRLHNACIKVQQIFPRITAVDFACTLKRHSVRTPDEQAKIIQDLAQRCPKQSPVRIVILDTGPFTGTRHKKPRVSPKTLHTTVRSGQQKTVLPTPPTDLNQDMHRLWNEIKSHAEKDGRVFFDTAEGVGKLQDAIKHIWTNNPNIPFEFMHWTIFRRIVFGRGSLERFLQQTYETIAIQKSLSTGSDIQQPAALPHAPAPQPPQDFEDSEADGNNMSFT encoded by the coding sequence ATGGCGATAGAAGAAAAAATACAACAGGCCATCCATATGCTGCAAGGTAATATCCATCTGAACATTAAACCTGTCCAGCGAAATAAAGGACAGAGTATCGTGGCGCGTGTTGCATACCAGACCGCCAGCAACATACGGGATCCACGCACAGGCGAATGGCACAACTATCGATACAAAAAAAGTGAGCTGGGCCAAACACGGCTCTTACTGCCCACGTCTGCAACTACCCACATTACCGATCATGAACAATTCTGGGCTAACCTTGAAGCACATTACAAACGCGGCAATTCCGTACCGGCACGAACCGCCAGTCTGGCTCTACCCATTGAATTATCTGCCGATGAAAACCACGAACTCATGCTGCAATATGGCCAGTGGCTAAGCGATACTTATGGAGTTGCCGTACAGGTCACTTCACACAAACCGCATTCTTCAAATCCACATTTTCATCTGGCTATTACTGCTTGCACTGTTTTGCCTGATGGCTCTTTTGGTAAAAAAGCCATTGCTCTTGACCCCATCAGCGCACAGCGTGAGCTTAAGCAGAGTATCGCGCCCGTTGAAATTCTGAGATCTCAATGGGCAGATATGGTCAATGCCGCATTGGAAAAATCAAGAATACTTGAACGCGTTGATCACCGTTCATATCTGCGGCGCGGCATACAAGAAATTCCACAAAAGCATGAGGGGGTCTGGCGGCATTCCAGTCAAATCCGCGTTCTTGGCTGTCCAAAGGCATACAACAAAGACATTGAAACCGTAAATGAGGTATTACGTCATGACAGAAGAGAATTTCAAAAAACTGCAATTCCGCGTAGCAGCTTTGGAAAAACTGCAACTGGAGGAATGGGGAACAATCAAAACAGAACAAATAGAGATCAGGCAAGATCTGCTTCAAATGAATACGACCATCAACAACCTGCTCGAAGAAGCAAGGATGCTCATGGGGACTATGGACGAGATAACCTCGGGCACGGTGGGCGAGGTCGATTTGTCCCCTCTGGAAAAACCCAACCTGAAAACGGTGGTCGATGCCATCATGAAAGTGAGCAACCAGCTGACTTCCATGAATTTGCGCATGACCAAACTGGAAGCCTCGAGAGCACAGGAGGAAGAGGATTCTCCGACCACATAATGCCTGCGCTGGTTGCAGCTACTTCTGCCCTTGAACTGGAGGCTTTGCGGCTCTCATGCAGCATTTTGAGACATGAGAGCCGCAGAGCAAAGGCACCACTTAAACTGCCCTCAATTGTTTTTTCCGACATCGTGGCCCAAAGGGTTCTGCCGGTGGTCGCGGCACTGGAAACAGAAGCCTTGCACCTGCAAAATAAAAGTTGTGGCCTGTGGCTCCGCTCGTGTCCAAAGGTCGCAAGGCCCAGAGCCAGCGCAACAGATACGGCATATGGCCCGATGGGCTTGTCTGACATCATTGTGCCCAAGCTGCTTACTGCCACTTCTGCCCTTGAAACGGAAACCTTGCGGCTTTCATGCAGTATTTTGAAATATGAAGGCCGTAAGGCTGCGGCAGCACTCAAACTGCCTTCAGTTGGTTTTTCCGACATCGTGGTTCAAGGGTTTATGCCGATGATAGCGGCACTGGAAACAGAAGCCTTGCATCTGCAAAATAAAAGTTGTGGCCTGTGGCTCCGTTCGTGTCCAAAGGTCGCAATGCCCAGAGCCAGCGCAACAGATACGGCACCTGCCCCGATGGGTTTGTCTGACATGATCGTGCCCAAGCTGCTTGCTGCCACTTTTGCCTTTGAAACGGAAACCCAGCGGCTTTCATACAGCATTTTAAGGCAAGAAGAACGTATGGTTAAGGAGCAGCTAAAACTGTTTTCAATAGTGCCAGCATCTGCCAGCTTTATAGGTACTGTTTTTTATCCTATAGCCGCGCTGACAAAAAAACTTGCGCCTGTTGCAGCAGAAATGTCCTTCAGGACTGAAAACCTTTACAGACAGATACAGGAAGAAGAAGCAGGAAGGAGGCATGAGACAGCCCGCGTCCCTGAGCGTCTGGAATCTGGAGCCATCACCACAGCTGACAACAATGAAATATGGCACAAAAAACTGTGGGAGCTTCTTGTAGTCAGGGCGTTGCAGGAGCCGCATTCATTGGACCTGCTTACCCGGCTTCATAATGCATGTATCAAGGTCCAGCAGATATTCCCACGGATAACGGCTGTTGACTTTGCCTGTACGCTGAAGCGCCACAGCGTGAGAACACCAGATGAGCAGGCCAAAATCATTCAGGACCTGGCCCAGCGATGTCCAAAGCAGTCTCCAGTCCGGATCGTGATTCTGGACACCGGCCCATTTACAGGAACACGACACAAAAAACCACGCGTATCCCCCAAAACGCTGCACACTACAGTCAGGTCAGGACAACAAAAAACGGTATTGCCAACCCCGCCCACAGATCTCAATCAGGATATGCACAGGCTGTGGAATGAAATCAAAAGCCATGCTGAAAAAGATGGCAGAGTATTTTTTGATACTGCGGAAGGAGTAGGAAAATTGCAGGATGCCATCAAGCATATCTGGACCAACAACCCCAATATTCCATTTGAGTTCATGCACTGGACAATTTTCAGGCGCATTGTATTCGGCAGGGGCAGTCTGGAAAGGTTTCTCCAACAGACATATGAGACTATCGCCATCCAAAAATCCCTGTCGACTGGCTCAGACATCCAGCAGCCTGCTGCTCTGCCCCATGCGCCAGCCCCACAGCCTCCGCAGGATTTTGAGGACAGTGAGGCCGATGGGAACAATATGTCATTTACGTAA